In Phragmites australis chromosome 17, lpPhrAust1.1, whole genome shotgun sequence, the following are encoded in one genomic region:
- the LOC133896739 gene encoding AT-hook motif nuclear-localized protein 28-like, with amino-acid sequence MSLGKRDMSNESLYQDRKDVAPIRFTTQPPSHHHHGSLGEQQQQQLECFSDEVDSRGCAEPKEHAGTLVVSGGGDGASIEAAKKRRGRPPGSKNKPKPPVVITREAEPAAAMRPHVIEIPCGRDVADALASFATRRNLGICVLAGTGAVANISLRHPTPGVPGATPAAIVFHGQYEILSISAMFLPPAMSTVAPQAAAAASSVSISLAGPHGQIVGGAVAGPLYAATTVVVVAAAFTNPTFHRLPADDDASVSVSVSLSAGSGDPADEHRGHQPAEPQEQRHVVLRQPAPHLASATQPVEPCGPMPIYACHPPQPQEVMWRPPARAPHPPPPRPY; translated from the coding sequence aTGTCACTTGGCAAGAGAGACATGAGCAACGAGAGCCTGTACCAAGATCGCAAGGACGTGGCGCCCATTCGCTTCACGACGCAGCCGCCATCCCACCATCACCATGGCAGCCTtggtgagcagcagcagcagcagctggagTGCTTCTCTGATGAGGTGGACAGCCGCGGGTGCGCCGAGCCGAAGGAGCATGCGGGGACCCTGGTTGTCTCCGGTGGGGGCGACGGGGCGAGCATCGAGGCCGCCAAGAAGCGGAGGGGGCGGCCGCCGGGGTCCAAGAACAAGCCGAAGCCGCCCGTGGTGATCACGCGGGAGGCGGAGCCGGCTGCCGCGATGCGGCCGCACGTGATCGAGATCCCCTGCGGCCGCGACGTCGCGGACGCGCTCGCGAGCTTCGCCACCCGCCGGAACCTCGGGATCTGCGTGCTCGCGGGCACGGGCGCCGTCGCCAACATCTCGCTCCGCCACCCCACGCCCGGCGTCCCCGGCGCCACCCCGGCAGCCATCGTCTTCCACGGGCAGTACGAGATCCTCTCCATCTCCGCCATGTTCCTGCCTCCCGCCATGTCCACCGTGGCGCcgcaggccgccgccgccgcctccagcgtctccaTCTCGCTCGCGGGCCCGCACGGCCAGATCGTCGGCGGCGCCGTGGCGGGCCCGCTCTACGCTGCGAccaccgtcgtcgtcgtcgccgccgcgttCACGAACCCCACCTTCCATCGCCTCCCCGCGGACGACGACGCGTCGGTGTCCGTCTCGGTCTCCCTCTCCGCTGGCAGCGGCGACCCGGCGGACGAGCACCGCGGCCATCAGCCCGCGGAGCCGCAGGAACAGCGCCACGTCGTGCTACGGCAGCCCGCGCCGCACCTCGCCTCGGCAACGCAGCCGGTGGAGCCGTGCGGCCCGATGCCCATCTACGCCTGCCACCCGCCGCAGCCCCAAGAAGTGATGTGGCGGCCGCCGGCTCGTGCGccgcacccgccgccgccgcgaccgTACTGA
- the LOC133896578 gene encoding ubiquitin carboxyl-terminal hydrolase 17-like, translating into MAEVSSVLAAVAVVVLVALAAHEWLRRAEARREEVRRLAWLAAEEVEIAEREEAHYYGQYGGFVRAPDLAEAPLLWAAPAVAPAREEVEEAAAASPPAAAAVGKGCCAVCGRPTTFRCKLCKSVKYCTFKCQIAHWRKGHKDECHLPGVGARQDNTIENVMPGVETAVKGVPYDKESNTAEASQFTGQTESVDCSRLSNSSKGCKVHDTAVCENSGLESELEQSNKQALGADNVEGSRHLPCMPTVDKVPSTHSGAYLFARNPSKRADNLPGPSVRSESAGVMPYNPSTEKKNARQQTAPKVVRHYSSELTLFPYKHFVDLYNFKKVELQPFGLHNLGNSCYANAVLQCLAFTRPLTAYLLEGHHSRNCSKKEWCFMCELEKLIVEGKRGKSPISPTGILSHLLEIGRSFGPGREEDAHEFLRYAIDTMQSASMKEAKENGVHRLAEETTLVQLIFGGYLHSKIKCTKCQVSSEQHERILDLTVEIDGDISTLEDALRRFTSSEVLDGDNRYHCSRCNSYEHARKKLKISEAPNILTIALKRYQSGKFGKINKVVRFKEYLNLSNYMSATDDYAPMYKLYAVVVHHDVMNADISGHYVCYVKDPQGKWHEMDDSKVKPVSLEKVLSKCAYMLLYARCSPRAPSSVRKAMVAHDPSRSKKPRQKTHSEPTSLGGGSYLSRHQGGHLCKDHIMHDLTYTLDTSNDLSYRVPGFSRSNSSSLLSNSDAGSTSTFSSDSTDSTRNSTSMEYDYIFGNLDQMCAVSTAVIPEEDELSYSRQRSSLNSSSSGQDVDQVGEFARQYQHKHQAGRGIWEQGGENSSFSYTDQGKHQGSSSSRSLSLSGSCKLTEQRRTTGGLTMSLERFT; encoded by the exons ATGGCGGAGGTGTCGTCGGTGCTGGCCGCGGTGGCGGTCGTCGTGCTCGTGGCGCTGGCGGCGCACGAGTGGCTGCGGCGCGCGGAGGCGCGGAGGGAGGAGGTGCGGCGCCTCGCGTGGCTCgccgcggaggaggtggagatcgcCGAGAGGGAAGAGGCCCACTACTACGGCCAGTACGGCGGGTTCGTGAGGGCGCCCGACCTGGCGGAGGCGCCCCTGCTGTGGGCAGCGCCAGCGGTAGCTCCGGCGCGGGAGGAAGTGGAGGAGGCTGCGGCGGCCTCCCctccggcagcggcagcggtggGGAAGGGATGCTGTGCGGTGTGCGGCAGACCAACGACATTCCGGTGCAAGCTATGCAAGAGCGTCAAGTACTG CACCTTCAAATGCCAGATAGCTCATTGGAGAAAAGGTCACAAAGATGAATGCCATCTGCCAGGTGTTGGTGCCAGGCAAGACAATACAATAGAAAATGTGATGCCTGGAGTAGAGACAGCGGTTAAGGGTGTGCCATATGATAAGGAATCCAATACTGCAGAGGCTTCTCAGTTTACTGGGCAGACAGAATCTGTTGATTGTTCAAGGCTTTCAAATTCTAGTAAAGGTTGCAAAGTTCATGACACTGCTGTTTGTGAAAATTCTGGGTTGGAATCTGAACTGGAGCAATCCAACAAACAAGCTCTTGGTGCAGACAACGTAGAAGGCTCCAGACATTTACCATGCATGCCAACTGTCGACAAAGTTCCTTCCACTCACAGTGGTGCATATCTTTTTGCACGTAACCCATCTAAAAGGGCAGATAATCTTCCTGGTCCATCTGTTAGATCAGAGAGTGCAGGTGTGATGCCATATAATCCGTcaacagagaagaaaaatgcAAGGCAACAAACAGCTCCAAAAGTTGTGAGGCATTATTCATCTGAATTG ACACTTTTTCCATACAAACATTTTGTCGACCTCTACAACTTCAAGAAGGTGGAACTGCAACCTTTTGGTCTTCATAACCTTGGGAATAG CTGCTATGCAAATGCTGTTCTTCAGTGCTTGGCATTTACCCGACCACTTACAGCGTACCTTTTGGAAGGACATCATTCACGAAATT GTTCTAAAAAGGAATGGTGTTTCATGTGTGAGCTGGAAAAACTCATTGTAGAGGGCAAGCGTGGAAAATCTCCCATATCACCTACTGGAATACTATCTCATCTACTTGAGATAGGGCGTAGCTTTGGCCCAGGTAGAGAAGAAGATGCTCATGAATTTCTCag GTATGCAATTGATACTATGCAATCTGCTAGCATGAAGGAAGCCAAGGAAAATGGTGTCCATCGGTTAGCTGAAGAAACAACACTGGTGCAATTAATATTCGGGGGCTATCTGCACTCTAAG ATAAAATGCACAAAGTGTCAGGTCAGTTCAGAACAACATGAACGTATTTTGGATCTAACTGTTGAAATAGATGGGGATATCAGTACCCTTGAAGATGCACTTCGTCGGTTTACATCTTCAGAAGTTTTAGATGGTGATAATAGATACCATTGTAGCAG ATGCAATTCATATGAGCATGCCAGAAAGAAGTTGAAAATATCAGAAGCTCCCAATATCCTTACTATTGCATTGAAAAGATATCAG TCTGGTAAGTTTGGCAAGATCAACAAGGTTGTAAGGTTCAAGGAGTACTTGAATTTGTCCAACTACATGAGTGCAACGGATGATTATGCCCCCATGTACAAGCTGTATGCTGTGGTTGTCCATCATGATGTTATGAATGCAGACATTTCTGGCCATTATGTATGTTATGTCAAGGACCCGCAAGGGAAGTGGCACGAGATGGATGATAGCAAG GTGAAACCTGTTTCTCTGGAAAAGGTCCTGTCAAAATGTGCGTACATGCTGCTTTATGCAAG GTGTTCACCTCGTGCCCCAAGCTCTGTAAGGAAAGCAATGGTTGCTCATGATCCATCGCGCTCTAAGAAACCCAGGCAGAAGACACATTCAGAACCAACATCTTTGGGAGGAGGCAGTTACTTGAGCAGGCACCAAGGTGGGCACTTGTGTAAGGATCACATAATGCACGACCTTACATACACATTGGATACATCCAATGATTTGTCATACCGAGTACCGGGCTTTAGTCGAAGCAACAGCTCCTCGCTGTTAAGCAACTCTGATGCAGGGTCAACCAGCACTTTCAGCAGTGATAGCACTGACAGCACAAGGAACTCGACCAGCATGGAGTATGACTACATATTTGGAAACTTGGATCAAATGTGCGCAGTAAGCACTGCGGTTATACCCGAGGAAGATGAGCTTAGCTACTCGCGACAGAGGTCGAGCTTGAACTCTAGCTCTTCAGGTCAAGATGTGGACCAAGTAGGTGAGTTTGCGCGGCAGTACCAACACAAGCATCAAGCTGGCAGAGGGATTTGGGAACAGGGTGGGGAGAACTCATCCTTCTCCTATACTGACCAAGGTAAACATCAGGGTAGCAGCAGTAGTCGTAGTCTTAGTCTTAGTGGTAGTTGTAAGTTAACAGAGCAGCGTAGGACGACAGGGGGGCTGACCATGTCCCTAGAGAGGTTTACTTAG